In Procambarus clarkii isolate CNS0578487 chromosome 13, FALCON_Pclarkii_2.0, whole genome shotgun sequence, the genomic stretch AGTGTACACCTTGCTGTACTGTGATGCAATTGCCTGCGTGGCATCTGTGTATAGCCTCTCCGTGTCTGTTGTAAATATATACAAGACATTTATACATTTTCTTAATCACTTAAAGCTGTACCTAAGGATGTAAAGAAAGGATGCTAGGTATGATCAATACAAACACTTGACAGTGTATAGAGTACAATACCGGAAGCAAATATTTTATATTCTATTGTTTTTATTCTATTACAGTATTTTAGTAAACACAAGATAAATCAGAGGTACAGCATgtccacacacacatgcaatatgcatgcatgcatgttttATATGATGTTAGCCAGCTAAATCTCAATTATGGACCAAGACAGAACATCCTACAGTTCTGTTGGGGTTGTTACCCTAACCATCATTGGAACACACGAAATGGGTAAGCCGCACTGGACCTATTTGCCCATGCGACACCTTACTTCACCTCACTCTGTTACATATTCAATTGCTCCAGCTAGATTGTATTTTTACTTCtacccattccttcccctccgccccttcccaaatccttatcccccttctaagtgctatatagtcgtaatggcttggcactcccTCTATTTTTTCCAGTgatcttgatagttcccttcccttccctttcactctactTCTGAAAACTGAGAATCATTTAACAAGAATGATGTACTAGGGTGAAATAATGGTATCATACAGTGGATGCATGCAGTTAGTAATATGCAAGGGAAGCATGGAACAATATATGAAAGTaagtgtgggggaaggggggtcagAGACTGAAATAGTGAAAGTTTGCATGGTGATAGAGCCTCCTATAGTACCATTTGAGCGAGCCACCAAATATGGGAGTGGCAGATGCCAGTCATCATCCATCAAACAATACTGACATACTATGCTACCTTGTACAGTAATATCAGATATTAACACTCACTGGCTCTCATGATACAAGTCACCAAACATTTAGGTGGTTGTGAGGGTATTCTATGATATGAATTTTAAACCTGCAGGTACTAAGCACTATACAGTAAAACATAGATCACAAAACATATTAACACTGGAGAAATTATTTTAAAAATGTTGATATAATTCCTGCACCTGGCTTTTACACCAGTACACATGTGGCTGATCACTTTGTGATCACCATAAGTCTGGATGCCTAAATATTTTCGTTAATATCTCGGTAAGTACTGGTATTGCATCAACAAATTGAATTTTGATGTCTTTATATAGATAAAAATCTTGACTTAATTATTTATTCAATTTTCCTAAAGTTATTATAGAACCTGTAATTGTAtggtaattttatctccaatttaAACACAAACCAGTTTCTAAGGTGACTGAAGTCTGGCATCTTTACAATAAGGCAGCTTGTCAAAAGCATCTTGTAACTATTGGTAATGATTAATGAGAATGCACCCAGAGTGTTGGATAACAACAGACATAAAGGCAATAAGATGGAGGTATTTTAGAGCACAACAGCTGATAATGTTGCTTACTGAGAACAAGAAAAAGACAAAAAGACCAATTAGCCTGCACTATGCAACATTTCATACAATAACTCACAAGCCAGGTATGACAAAACTCTATATTGTATTGCAAATTAATCTGTTACTGATAGAGCAATACCTGGCATTAACTGGGCGCTTGGAAACACAGTTTTATACACAAGACTGACTTTATCCAAGTACTGGTCCACAGTGAGGGGTAGATCAAGAGATTCAATATTATAGAGAGCATCAATATTAGCCTTGAGACCCATACAGTGCACCTGCATCTCCCATGTGAATGATTTTCCATATTCTGTAGCTATTATTTCTGCTGCCTGTGCATACAGTCGTTCCGTGTCTgttataaaaatattaaaaataggAAATCTACAAAGCACAATATAAATTGATTAAACCTATACAGTAAATGTGGAGACTTAAAGTAGCTATCTTGTACAACAAATTAAAATTTCCTAAAGCAGTAAGTGTGTATtttatatcaattatatttatttacatcAGTTACTATTGTGgactaatatattattatttattatattaattatattattcatACATGAACAAATGCTAATTAAGATAAAACACAGTGAGTATAGCTATTAACAATAATATTGCTAGATCAATCTCCACTGTTTCTCTTTAATGCTTTTCAAACTATAGTACAAGTAATTACACTTCTTTAAGAATAATCAATATTTATATCAAGAAACAGTAGCAATAATCCTGCCATATCTGTTTGCGagatataattatattattaccaGTATACTTTTCAACAAACCCCTTAAACCTATACCAGGTTTGTAACAACTATCAGTAACAAAGTAAAGCCTAAATAATTCACAAGATATTCTTCCCCCCCTCAGCAACTTTCCTGTGCTAAATGCTGATTAAGTCATGCTTTTGACCGAATAATCTCTGATACCCACCTTGACTAGGACCAGAATCTTGTTCCTTCTACGAGCCAAAGGGAGCTCAGAGATCAGAGATCTACCCAAAACTGAAAACTCCCAGAAAGCATAagtaatccccccccccactcacccaaaAAAACACTATTTGGGTAAAATTAAGGGCCCAAAAGTTACAATGCAAATTATCATTACCAAGACATTGACTTACCAAGCCAGTTGTGCTAGACCATCACCAGTTACCAGCTTAGGTCACCTGAGACTCcaaccaaccaatcaaccaaccctATCAACTCACTGGCCTAGTCAATCTTAGGAGGTACTTCTCTGCTGGGCTCATTCTACTGCATCACGCTTAAGCTGAATGGTGATGGCTATGCCTGTTTAGTCTTTTTCCCCAAGAGGCCAATGCTTTGTTGTTATATCCTATTTTTCATCTCGATTGTTATTTTAGATCACCAACATTGTGTGTACTCTAGCTTATTATAATGCTTTGACTTTATAACATGGTTTCATTCCCTGGTGGTTAGCTTGCATTTGATTCCTCTTGAGACACCTTGATTCCAAGTTCAAGTTCACAGGACTTGTCCTGCCCTGCGAGGCCTGTCAATGGAGAGCAGAGTTTCCTTACAAGTTTTATGTGCTTTGTTTATGCATTGTGATCACATCTAGCCCTACTCTTGCATATGAGGGTTTTACGCTTTTGCTGATAATGTACCTGGGTTGTTCAAGCATTTGCTTTTATGTGGCTACTTATGCCTTTTCCCACTGGGTATTTATGATTGGAGTTAGGGCATTTGTTAACCTGAGATGCTCCCAATACAACTGCCTGTCTACATAATGGTCCATGTAGCTAGCATTGCTCATCTATGTGGGAATTTTTTAGAATTTCAATTTATGGGTGGGTCATTATGACTTCCATGTCTGACTCCAGCCCCATCAATGCAGTTTGCAAACATCCTGGCATCAGAATGCCATTCCGCAGTTTTGATTGAACCCCACTATTCCAGTTTCCCTTGGGAAAGCGGGGGTTTGATTTTGACAACAATTATCATTACCAAGAATTAACAAGATATTCTTGAGATATTAACAAGATTAGTAATCTTGGTAATTAGCTAGCAATTAGCTAACTAGCAGGGACGCTAGTTAGTTTTGGTTGGCTGATTGGAGCTTCGGGTGATCTGAGCCACCACCTGGTGGCGGTCAGGCACAATAGGGTTGATTTATTATGTTTATATAATATGTTTCTTGGTGGTAGATTTTTCCCAGTTTTAAGATATTTGAGCCCTTAAAGCTCCCTTTGCCTTGCAAAACGAGCCAGATTCTGGTCCGGGCTTGTGGTACATTAGGTGGGGTCTCAAAAGACCTGATGCTTTGCCTTAAGAAATGGTTTAATTAGAAAAGGATTGCATTACATTCAGCacttaatttctatattattaatGGGACGGTATACCTGTAGATGAAAGCACAATGCAAAAACCAAGTACTgtaatactgtacagtagtaCTGTATTATCTTTTTGGTCTTGTAACTGACCATCTCTGGAACCGGCCATACaatgtatattaaaaaaaaaagggcTTAACTTTTTTATGAGCTCTGTTTAGTTAGTGAAAAAATATTGTGTACAGTATGTCCAGGACTCTTAGGGTCTGTATTTGACAACTCCACTAACTTTATTTCTGTTTGGAGTTACAGTATATGTTAAAAAGCAGCAGAAATTgtataaatttatccaatttattttAAACATTCACAGTACCTGTGCTCCCAAACAAAAAGAaatataatactgtacagtacaatatttattaattctgaaaacatataatttatgaCATTATTTGGTTCATCATACAGTATGTATATGTAATTAactacaaaaaatatatacatgtatgGGGGGTATGTAAGAATTGTTGTGGGATACACAGTTAGTAGCTCTTCCACATGCAACATTTTTCACGGGTTTATGGCTATGGTACTGCATCAATGTCAATCAAGGAAGAATGAGCTTTAAAATACTTACCagtatatttattttaatttgttttcccaTCACTAACAGGTTTTGGTGCATATGAAGATAGAagtaaaatcttaaaaaaaaaaaaaaaaattgagcatgTGAAGAACTTGTGCCTGATTAAGCTGCTCTACTGCCACCATATATATTATGGTGGCACATATATATCCATTCACTATAGAATGAATGATAACCAAAATTGGGCAAAATTTACAGGTacacaggggcctgacagctgagtggatagtgctttggatttgtagtcctgagattcctggttcgatccctggtgggggtggaaacaaatgggcagtttctttcaccctgatgcccctgttacctagcagtaaataggtacctggtagttagacagctgctacgggctgcctcctggggatgtgtaacaaaaaggaggcttggtagaggaccgggccgcaggaacgctaagcctcgaaatcatctcaagatgacctcaagaagaTACAGCTTGCAGAAAATATTGGGTGTGAAAtttgacatgatcacaaccttatAGCAGATCAAACTTGTAACCCTAAAGAAACGGGATTCTTTTTACTAATCCCAATTACATAATACTCTAGTGACTAGTGATGAGTTAGCACCAAATAGGGGCAAGGAGTCGATTCAAAGGCTCAACATCTCATATGTTTAGCAAATGCTTTAACACACAGAAGTGCAAACTCTgaatattagtggctttatgtaTGGAACTTTTCTTGCCTATCAAATCCCTAATGTTCATGtatcatatgtatgtatgtattcttgcataaataaattattattattgagaaattaTTATTCTTATTTTTATTCATATTATTAATGCATTATTAGGAAAAGTGCTCAGTCATGTACAGTCAAAGAGATGAAAGTGTCTAGAAAAATACTGTGCCAATCGGCATgcataaattattaaaaaaactGACCAGCTACATTTTTGCCATTAAATTGTACACTACTTCACTGATTCAACTTTTGGACAAGGAAATCATacacatgtacagtacagtgctGTATTATCCATGCAATGCTGCACAGCATTTATTGTGCATGCACAACACCTGTTAATTATCATTAACAGGGTCCTGTAGCACAGTGTACTGTACATAAAAAATATACTGCATGTACATTATATAATTCAGTGCACAATGTAAGTGCTCAGCAGTcgtatccaacagcctgattgaccagacaaccaattgggggggggggagccctggTTGGAGACCAGGCTGCAGGgttgttgatccccggaagcaacAGAAGGCAGACACTAGACACAAGGTAAGTGTAGCCAGGTCCTAAACATGAACCTTAGACTTTGTGCAAGAGTTTTAGTTGTAACATAAATAGCATTAAactgtaataaaaataatattctaTGTGATTTTAGTAATAAAAATGCTAAAATAAATGCTCAATCATTTGTACAATTTTggggggttaaaaaaaaaaaaaaaaaagagtccaGCCTGAATGGATATCCCGATGGAATAGAGGGATTCAGTACCAATGAATTTGGATATCTAGAATGCCATGATAATTATTAACGCAAGCAAACCTTCATTCTCCAGCACCAGGAATACTTCCCCATACCTTCAACAACTGATGAAGATACAGTACCATACCAGAAACCACTCCATAAATCACTTGCCAACACAGATGGTCCCAACAAGGAGATACCTGGCATCAACTGCGCTGTTGGCATGATCTTCCGGTGAATCTCTGCCACCTGTGTCAGATAATCCTTCACAGAAAGAGGAATTTCCAGAGAGCTGATGATTATTTGTGCACAGTTTTCTGCTTTCTGTCCCATCTGTGCCACTTTAACCTCCCATGAGTACATTTTCCCAAATGGCTTAATTACACATTCTGTGGCAGCAGTATACAGTGACTCTGTGCCTAATCAGGAAATATTGAGTTAAATTGACCTTATGCTGAAATTATTGCAAGAATACAAGTATATTAAAAAGAAATGGAAACCACTTAAATATAGGTACATCACTTTTTAGTCAAGTTTTGAGCTGGAATTACATGATGATCTTCATCTGGGTTTATTTAAATTCTGTATTCAATGGGAAAAGCATATTCCTGAAGATCTATCATGTGTCTTTGTTAAACCGTACCAAAAACCTGCTAATAATGAAGTTGCACACCTAAAACATAACTTTACCAAAAAAATGTACAGTAACTTCTTGTGCCTAAAACAATAGATAGATTTATATATGaacgagattgggtggttataaataggaatggcctcatatgggccaataggccatctgcagttaccatcattcttatattcttatttGGAATCAGTTTTGATGAAAGTGGCAGAGATAATAATACATTTTACAAAATGTGCCCTATAATGTACCAGTACTGGAACAATTTTTGGGATTAAGAATGCATACCTACCCTAAGAATTTACCTTCCCTAATAAATGAGTTGAGAAAAATACTGTCTCTAATCTATTAGTCCTgaggaaatatgttgaccaaaccacacactagaaagtgaagggacgacgacgtttcggtccatcctggaccattctcaatcgacttgagaatggtccaggatggaccgaaacgtcgtcgtcccttcactttctagtgtgtggtttggtcaacatttttcagccacgttattgtgactcgtgtcCTCCCTGAGGAAATATACCACTCTTCCGAGTGCTGATATCTGCTTAGTAAGAATTGTTTCAACAATGAACCCAATACTTTACCAATAAGGTTTATGGGCAAGTGCCATGCATTATTGGAAAGCAGATCATCAGTGCTTTCTCACGAATAATCAAAGAATCTGCTGAATAATGAATAATTATATAACCTAAGGGGTTGTGGATGTGTTGGATAAAGACCCCTGGAGCATTACACAATTTGGATACAGAAATATCCAACGAGAACAGTGACATACAGTACTTTACTTATTTTTTCCTATACAATATCTAAATACTGTAGCACAGAACCCAATGGGTTTGTATCTAAATTGCACAGTaacctgttgttgttttagattcagctactaagaacataaagttccaagtagcacgggctatggtgagcccgtaaacagtAACCTATGGGGGCCTGTATCTGAATAGCACATTGGGCCCATGAACACCTTACCTAATAATAGCCCATCCATATCGAATATAACATGTGTCACGGGCTTGAAGAGACACatggtgctatatagtcgtccttAAGAGtccgggttgttgttgttatagattcagccactCGCACCTCGGACTCGAAGGTTTATCTCTACGAGTGGTGATGTGGGGGAGACGCGTCACTCTGTAGCACGTCACTGATTATGATGTGGCAAGGCTGTTGTCTTGTTGTTGATGGGGGAAGTTGTTGTGTTTGAGAGTTCAGACTTGACCAGCGAGGGCTGGAGGTTGTGTTGATGTTCCGTCAGCTGATCGTTGCTGTTGTCTGTAGCTAAGCGGTTACACCGGGATTCATCAAGCACTTACGCAGACACTTATGAATCCGGTACACCTTTCCTGAATTATCGCGGCTTTGTTTACTctcattaaacagtttacaagctccGAAGCACAACGAGTttctttataacaataataactttgCGTTGGGAAGTTTCAAAGCTCGTAAACAGTAACCCAGTAGGAGTAAACAAAGCCTCCATAATTCAGGAAAGGTGTACAGGATTTAAGATGTTTttgtactttcttacaatgtatttttatacttacaatgtacctgtaaacatttttttttaattttgctagaaattgccTTCTTAagattatatgttagattaaggatctgcccgaaacgctatgcgtgctagtggctttacaagaatgtacaacttcaagtctctgtactctcatgaacccaatgtaccttcccgtatataaataaataaataaataaataaataaataaataaataaataagtcctctaaacaaagacgcaaagtccattccatgcactcaccaaaccccctgtttatcaataaaaaaaagtccgtctaattacccaaatttACTCAAAGGtacccaaagcttcctagcattacgtaagtaatgaagaaatatggtatatttacttgatATAATATAATGTTGATATAATGATAGATATAATGTTagatataatgttggtgctgaatgtagaacatgaaaaaacatatttttactctgaaataatataaatgtataacgaaattagacgaaacTAAGTGGCATGAAAGGCTataggaagtcgacgatccaaacgataatgtttttttttgttgtggaacgacttatccaagttgAACAAATTATtcaagatatattgttgcctaGAGGCTATATTAAGTTATGTTTGGAACCCATAACGGGACGGGGACTCACATTGCAACCCCAAACGAGACGGGGACTCTCACTGCATTCCATAGCGGGACGGGGACTCACACTGCAACCCCAAACGGGACGTGGACTCATACTGCAACCCCAAACGGGACGGGGACTCACACTGCAGCCCATAACGGGACGGGGACTCACACTGCAGCCCATAACGGGACGGGGACTCACACTGCAACCCCAAACGGGACGTGGACTCACATTGCAACCCCAAACGGGACGGCGACTCACACTGCAACCCAAACGGGACGGGGACTCAAAATGCAACCCCAAACGGGACTTGGACTCACATTTCAACCCCAAACGGGACGGGGACTCACACTGCAACCCATAACGGGACGGGGACTCACACTGCAACCCAACACGGGACTGGGTCGTTGCGTGTGGGGGGTGGGTCGTGGcgtgtggagggagagggtggggtcgttacctgtgggggaggtggtcgatgcagggggggagggggtgttatggTATTTGGAGGGGGaaagggtagtggtgtgtgggcccccacaccacgacccccttccccctacacgccacgacccccctccccccaacacgaTTCGACCCCAAACGGGACGGGGACTCACATTGCAACCCCAAACGGGACGCGGACTCACACTGCAACCCATAACGGGACGAGGACTCATACTGCAACCCATAATGGGACGGGGACTTGCATTGCAACCCCAAACGGGACGGGGACTCACGgggtagtgttgagggacggtggtgggtagtgttgagggacggtggtgggtagtgttgtgggacggtggcgggtagtgttgagggacggtggtgggtagtgttgagggacggtggtgggtagtgttgagggacggtggtgggtagtgttgagggacggtggtgggtagtgttgaggg encodes the following:
- the LOC138364264 gene encoding pseudouridine-5'-phosphatase-like isoform X2, coding for MCLFKPVTHVIFDMDGLLLDTERLYAQAAEIIATEYGKSFTWEMQVHCMGLKANIDALYNIESLDLPLTVDQYLDKVSLVYKTVFPSAQLMPGAEKLVRHLHKHNIPIAIASGGAQDSYELKTTNHKEFVTMFNHVVLASTDPEVKNGKPAPDVFLVCASRFSDTPKPEQVCDW